TTAAGAAAATAAGGTCTGGTTCTGGAAGCTAGATGAACCTAAAATTCTTTGTCAAATTGAAACACATGgggatcaaaatccaaaaaaaataatatttgaattgACTCATAACTAAAATCATCTTTATGTTGAATTTCTGGTTCTTTTATATTTGGTATAAGCCCTTTATAGTTCCTTTTTGTTAACGTCATTTTGCCAAAGCCATACCACTTTGACCTGCTATCCATTTTCTCATCTGTGAGATGATCTCTTTCATGGTACAAGTTGTGGCGTTAAAAATAATAGCAGAAAGTGGTTAAAGGTGGAGGTGGGCGGATGGTGGTAGAAACTTTTGCAGACAAAAGAGAGTGAGGATAAGTGGGATCCGTGAGTTAAACAAGAGATAAACACAATTTTAAAGCTTCACTTGGGGCGAATATTTGATCGTTGTAGCTAATTTAAATTTGGAAGGGAATAGCATACGTCTATATATACACGTATTGGAGGGTAGCGGACAATAATTTAGTCGATGTGGGATCCAATTAGTTTGTCTGCTAAAAGGACTTGACTCTCAAGTCGGTGATGTTTTCTAGTTACATGCAAATTGGAGAAAGGATATTTATAGTTTAGTTCTattaaattaaggaaaatatccttctGAGTCTAGTCTTTTAAGTTTATACCTTGACAAGTTAGGGGAATTTGTAAGCATTTATTTTATCGGATTTAAATCGATAAAATAATGTGGATTATATCATAAATTCAAGATATTTTGGTCCAAATAAATTTATTGGACTAATtagattaattatataagtccaatatatatatagattaaataAGTAAGTCCAAATCCGATGAACCCACTTTATTAGGTCCAAGATGTCGTTTTCCTAGAAGTCCAATTTGGTGCAacatgtcaaatgacgtggcacggcaagtcaaatggaagagccaataggatcgtgcCACCTGTCAAAATGacaggcatgccaagtcaaattaaaaggccattGAAATCGCGCcatgcaagtgacatgttctggccaatcaaatgcagTCTTGTCACGCTTCAATCTGATTGGTGAAAAAGAGTTTGTTCTCATTACAACTcttctcttccacaactataaataggggtcttcataactcataaaagacaccagaagttataataagaagcaagagagagctcgtggatcaaacgccgcaaatttctctacaagtttcaagcttcaagcaatcaagttcaagttcaagaatttaagttcaagctcaagaacggcGAACAAATCAacattcaaggagtacgagttcaattcaaagttcgtgctagttgaattcaagatcatcgttcgtggcaacaaatatagattcaagatcaagttcaaaggcccttgaatttatttactgttgaaaagaagaatcggaggattcatagagattgtaatactcaaattatttaaaataaaatactacgattattGAGATATTTTTTGGTCTCgattattttcttgacgcaaatttattgtcgaTACAGTAGCCATACATGACTATCAAAAGTATGATGAAGCCTTGTGGTATGGGAGTTGATagtgtaaaatatttttttatttgattatataaaagtcaaatcgtatctacatattttaaaaactaatatatattataataaaagcatgaatacaatgttggaagaccaaaatagccctaaaatataaCTATACTATTGGATATGATAGTAATATTgttattttcctttttgttttgtaTTTAGTTTGGTTTAGGAGAAAGAGCGTAGCTAGGAATTCTATTCAAATTAGTTTATGATTCCAAATTAACTTTTTCATCTTTTAGTTTATGTAGCATTTGAATCCTCCATTTAAAGGGTATAAAATACCGACTATATGAGCGGACAAGGGAGAAAATGTAGGACAGAGGAATTTTATTAACGTTCTAATAATGTCTAATTTAATTTCAAGAAGATAAAAAACCTAGGATAATAGCCGTCTTATTCACTTTCGAGGGAGAGAAGATAGGACAGATGAATTAAATTAAAGTTTTTGTAATATTTAATTGTAATTTTGATGAAGATAAAATACCTAGGGTATTAGCCttgttattataaaagcatgaatacaatattggtttacaaaaataaccttataatattaagcataataactcataataaaagggcataactgaaattctagatattagtcTTATAATcgtattagttttaggacataatactacacgttaggaaacctacatgattacctttaggaatcctattagtataattactttcggactgtctaattcatataaaattgaacaagtaaatatctttagtcatgtaatcctattacttttaggatatacttcttaaaaatttctattactaatttaattcgaaaacgtattataatgtccacttactaatttaatttgagaatgtattttattgtcaaaatttatttaaaaaaatgagagcctatattattataaaagcatagaTATAacattaatataccaaaataaccctaaaatattaaacagaagaactcatacGTAAAGGGCATAACTGCAATAATTTATTTTTCGACTAtaataccttctatgctaatttttaatatttaatattttaaaattaataaaatttatctattaaattcttattaaaaatatgtaggaaagtttaataaaattaattttatcagAATCCtctgtattggcaatacattaccactccataatgtccaataccaaaaaaattaaaagtaatattaaatgaacTGCATAAAAAGTTAAAATTGAGGAAAATATCCCGACgataatatattatattatatttaaactatttttctactcaaataatatttttttattaatttttcgcgtaatattaaaaaatacccaattattaaacaacaactaaaagatatttaagaatataaatgtgtgagaaagagaaaaaaatggctggtaagagtcaataccactaataatTCTATAGACATAAGgatctaaaaataaaatatcatatcaatcttttactcttcgaaaataaaatttatggtagataaaattaattttaagattaaatattcaaacaagagatgaactaatattaagatctgaatcaacatagcgtaaattatttttatgttaaaatcaaataattaaattttttaattaattattcagcaagagaatccaattaaattattttttaaattcattatatgagtaaaattcttattcaagttaaaaagaaCCTTAGGGtatataaatttattccataaaaagagcgttagaataaaagtaaaaaggttaatatattattaagaatcaaaatgctatacaagtgaGGAAATACAATCAAAACTAAATCCAAAACAAGAACAAACTTTCaaaactatattataaagagttgaCTATGCTATAACggaattattctttgtagatgcctccgacggaatcgaaataatatttctatgtcatgcattacttgcaaatatcatatcaagaggcatgacactgttaataataatagcaagtggtgtaccaataATGATTTTATTGTGAGGTCACTCACTTTAAATTTGATAtaactcttcaaacaacttaaataaccatcacaaatatatcaaagcagagcaatgatgctaaatttataaggaaaaatAATTGATAATATGGAATAAAGCACTTATGACTAAGTGTCAAatggagttctagagatatacTGGATATTAATAAaccgtttggtgaaaaattaatggtttgggaggtgatttctgtcaagtactaccagtagttccaaaatcgacaaaaacagagactgtaaaagctagcttgccaaagttatacttctagcctcaaatgaaaaagattcaactgacaagaaatataaagtaagaacatatcCAGTATTtagtgtcttcttgcttcgtgtcggaaacgaataagagcatccgataaaagatgatttgttttttcttgaatatttggttatcaatcccaatggtaatagtagtgcatttaataagagaaatatttctatcattagattaaaacgcaatttgtgcaaatcgcatgatagaattaaaaagatatcttagctagcagaaatgaatatgttgatcaactaaatgaaaggttgattgtaaaattttatagtaaaaataaaatatttttcagtttttgactcggcagaaaatgataccaataattactaccaagaagaatactttaaaaactttcataccaaatggccttctaccatacatatttgttgtcaagtttattatttcttacgtatgttagtgtcaccgtatatataatagactaagttaaaattgatcttccattgtatataggttaattttgaaaaaagaaatgtacgtcatgctactgaaaaacttagataagccgaatagcttatgtaatagcacacagatggtatagaagttttgacaataacatcatatatgcaaaaattatgatactggtcaatgtgttTTTAAGTATATTATTATCCCTGAATTCAGCTTTCGTCTTTCGAAACTAAGGtgtatccttttaaatttgtgtgaaaataatttttagtatgtttatattttgcaaatataacaaataaagtACAAGGACAAATATCCTAAATAatggactatatttaccgcaatatattttcttgcacgaacaactatgtgttgcactttcaagagggatatcaagatcgacaacaagagttttggttaaggcagagtaaccaaagcattaggaggaaacaaaCACAAAACAATATTGTCCACAGAGAAGTGTTCGTTAaaataccatcacattaaatacttttaaatcaTAATACGTAATTATCTAACTaatatgacaaaattgatcatttgtgtaagttttgatgatgtccttttatttaaattcatgtattatgctaatgtaataatatttttctacatttagataattgttgtattattatatataaaatttctctcattaattaaattttattatttttttatataaataaatatttaaattatcacGCGTCATTACACATTAATCTCTTACTCCAGCAGCAATTGCACTATTTACTATTTAGAGTGAATCTTCTGCTACAATAAAACGCCTTTCCTTTTCTGTAAATGAAAAGTTAGCAAAGGCTAATGTCAATATGCACAAAAAGATGCCTTTTCCTACTAGAGAGATGCAGGAATATGAAGCAACTCAAGCAAGCACACGCCCAAGTAATCACATGTGGACTTGGGCAAAATAGCTTTGCCTTGAGCAGGCTGTTGGCTTTCTGTTCACACCCTAATCTTGGTAGTCCAACTTATGGATGGAAAATCTTTGAACAAATACAAGAACCCACAATTTGCATTTTTAATACAATGATCAAAGCTTTCTTGCTCAAGGGCGAGCTCAATAGAACCATAGAGATATACAAAAATATGTTGAAAATTGGAATGTACCCTGATAATTATACACTCCCTTATGTCTTGAAAGCTTGTACCAGAATGAAAATTTGTAATCTTGGCGAGTTGGTTCATGGGCAAATCTTGAAATTGGGGTTCTTGATTGATATTTTTGTGGGTAATACTTTAATAGCAATGTACACTGCGATTGACAATGTGGAAGCTGCAAGATTGGTTTTTAATGAGATTCCTTGCAATTGTGTTGTGTCTTGGACTGTTTTGATTTCTGGGTATGCTAAAAGAGGAGATGTTTATGAAGCAAGATTAAGTTTTGAGGAATGTCCAGTGAAAGATAGAGGAGTGTGGGGCTCTATGATATCTGGTTATGTACAAAATAATTGTTTTAAAGAAGGGCTAAAATTGTTTAGGCAAATGCAAATGACTGGGATTGATCCTGATGAGGCCATTTTTGTTAGTGTACTTTCTGCTTGTGCTCATTTAGGTTCTCTTGATATTGGAATTTGGATTCATAGATATGTGGAGAAGTTAAGAATGTCAATGAGTCTTAAATTAGGCACTGCTCTTATTGATATGTATGCGAAATGTGGTTGCTTGGATATTGCAGAGGAACTGTTCGATGAAATGCCTCAAAGAGACCTTATTTGTTGGAATGCTATGATCTCAGGATTTGCTATGAATGGAAATGGTTCAAAAGCCCTACAGTTATTCAATGAAATGCAAAGTGCCGGGATTAGGCCGGATGATGTTACATTTGTTTCAATGTTTACTGCTTGTAGTTATGCAGGCATGGCAAATGAAGGTCTAAATATGTTGAATTTAATGTGTAATGTGTACCATATTGAGCCCAAAGGTGAACATTATGGATGCATTATCGACGTCCTCAGCAAAGCCGGGCTGCTAGAGGAAGCAAAGAAGATAGTCCAAAACATGCCTAATTTGAGTGTTCCTTCTGAAGAAGCCATAGCTTGGAGAGCATTACTAAGCGCCTTTGGGAATGATGGACTAGTCGATTTGGCGGAGGCTGCTGCTGAGAGGATTGTGCAGTTAGAAAGGCATAGCGGAGCATACGTTCTACTCTCTAATATTTATGTTGCAGCCGGTAAACATGATGGTGCAAGAAGGATAAGGAAGAAGATGAAAAGCCAATATATAGACAAGGTACCAGGTTGCAGCTCCCTTGAGATCACTGGTGTTGTTCATGAGTTCATTGCAGGTGAGAAAACTCACCCTCAATTGGTTCGAATCCATGAACTTTTGGAAACTATTAACAATCAATTCGATTATAGTGCCGATGTACTACATGGTTCTGACACTTGATATGGTTGGTTTTCTGAATTATATTTTTGGTTTCTCAATGCATTTTGTACAAATTATTTTTGAGAAACAAGAAATTCCAAAAACCAGCTTACGCGTGATATGAAGCTCGATGAATAATAGGCTAACTCCTGTGTttttctccacttaaataccagacTTTTATTTGCCATAGGTTCCAACTTGTAGCGTGCATTCTTAAATACCTACATATTATGCGTTGCGTTCTTACCAAAGATCCAAAGCCCTTTTGTACAATTTGAATAACTAAAAGTGTCTTCTCAAACATTATGCGAATTTCGTCTAATATTATAATTCGTACTTACTTCAAGACAGGGGAATTTTATCTATTAGTggatctctttttcttcttccatGAAAGATACGACAAACCAAGCTTGAAAGAAAATGGACCTCGTGGAAAGAATAAGAAAATTGCTTCCACAAAAAGATTGACTAATTATATTTTgtataatttcttattaaattatGATAACAATTTGAAGATTACGAGATCACATTTTTCCACATAAAAAGAATTCAGCCAACCTGCAGGTGGCTTTCATAAGTAAAATATATGATAACATTAATTGACACAATAATGTCAATTCAAACGAAATAGGAAAACATTTATTAGAATAGCAGATCTTCCTTAATTAGTAAAACTTTACTCATTATTCCGAATCACTTAAAAACAAATCTTTCCCCCCCTCgattaatgtatttgaatcacaAAAAGCAATATCTTACATACATAATTTTGCCTATGCTTCTTTCAAACGTCGCTAGGGGATATACGGCCCTAAGGCGCGTCATATGAGAGAATGAGTATGGGCTAGCATTCATTGAACCGGTGTCAGTAGTGGATTTGTGTAATTGTTGCGTATGCTCTGAAGATTGTAACCATTGCTTTGGTAGTAGTATGTAGTCGTTGGTGCGAGCTGTTATTTAGTTTACCTTAGTTACACTTGGTCCATGTTAGCAACATAAGCATGTCTCCCATTCTTGCCCCTATGGTTATTGTTCTGTGGTTTGCCATTAAGCTTCCAGCATCTCTCTTGTGTGGCGATGCTTCTTACAGTAGGTGCAATAGAGAGAATCTCTATTGAATAGTTTTGAAGCATTTGTTGGATTGGTAGAATTGTCTGATGACTGTAGCATGCCATTCTCCTTCTGCCCAACCCTCTTTGCAACAAATGCTGATCCTTCTCCGGCTTGAGTGTCAAGCATAACATTACTATGCCCTTCTTCAGCCCGTACTATTGAGACTGCTTCATTCAGTGATGGAAGTTCCTCTTTTCCCAATATTTGTACCCTTACTGGATCAAGTTCAACATTAAGTCCAGCAAGGAATTCATATGTGCGTTCCCTTTCTATAAAGCGCTTCAAGGTTACTGCATCTTTTGGGCATAGCATCTGAATGCATTGGTAGTGATCAATCTCTTGCCACAGTCCCTGCAAGAGATTGGCATATTCAGTGGCTGATCGTGCCCCCTGTTTCATGGCTGTAACCTTCATCTTGAGTTCATAGATTCGGGCCACATCATTTACCTTTGAGTAGGTTTGTTGGATTGCTTTCCATATCTCCTTAACCGTACTAAGAATATCACTGGTTGTGATGATAGTAGGACTGATCTTGGTTGTTTCAGACATTTTATCCTTGACTTCGGGTTTCAACAAGTCCAGAAGGGAAACAAAAAATTTCAATCCTAATAGAATGATGAGAAGCGAAAAGGAATTCTCTCACGAAAGAGCcaaaagctctgataccatgttaaaagGAGAAGAAAAATGTGTATTGTCTTTCTCATCTTCACAATGTACAGACTAGGGGTTTATATACAGAGATTACAAATAAAGCCAGCTAGGGATATCTCTACAAATCAGGGATACATATCATATCTGATCTTCCTAAGATAAATATGGAAAAAATATCTCAGCTATTTATAGAAATATATCTTCCCTAAAGCTGTTGTACATCTATAACAAATCTTTTCCTAATCTGACAGTCCAAGATGTTTGTAAGTAGGAAGTTTGTTTTATTCCAGTTAAGTTCCCTGGACATTTCCGTGTTAGCAGATTCCATCCTAGGTAGAGTTAGTTATTTGTCAGAGACATCTATAATACTTGGTACGAATTGGAGAATTGGATAACCTTGAGCTCATCCTTATATGCTATAATTATCTCTCAGAGAATCTATCTTTGAAAGTCATCTTAATTCCTTAGctagcttaatttctttttctcTGCTCTTAGCTTAGCTGCTCAATACCCCATCATTTGGTATCAAAGCAGTGGTCCTCGCACTGTGAGAAATGGCATCTGACCTCAAGGGGGTTACTGATGCTCTTGCAAGAATCTCAATGGATTTGGCCAACCTCACGATGAGGCAAGGCCAACTAGAGGAGACGAGAGACATAGCATTAATAGAGTTACGAGAAACGATTAAGTCGAATAAGAGGCAGGCCAATAGAAATAATGGAGTGGCCTTTCCGAAAGGCGTTGAGAATTATTTACCCACCACATATCCCTTTGGGGTGACTGAAAATATCATGGTGGCAATATGGCTGGTGGAACTTCGATAGGAAACACTCCAAGACCATTGGGAGCTGGAAGCACTGCTACTTCACAAGGAGCTAGTGCTTCTTCTCAGAATCTGTTATCAAAAGTGGGTAAGATTGACTTCCCTCACTTTGATGACACTAAACTCAGATCGTGGTTGTACAAGGTCGAACAATTCTTCTCTGTTGATCCCATACACTATTCCTAGTGTATTAAAGTAGCTTCTATTAATTTCGATGGCGTTGCTATTGAATGACACTTAGCTTATTTTAAAAGCATATTGAACTTGCCTTACCCTAGTTGGGATGAATACTTATATGCTATTATTGATAGATTTAGGGTTGGATATGATCACCCTATGATTGAGGTTAAATTACTCACTCAAATGGGAGGGGTGATAGAATACCAAAATAAGTTTGATAAATCTATGGCTATATTAACCTTATCTAATGAGAATGCCATTAGCTGTTTCATCACTGGTTTCAAACCTAAAATTTGAGATCTGGTTAAGGCTCATAGGCTCTTTTCACTACCCCATGTTTGTTAGTTTGCTAGGCTGCATGACTCTATTTATCTAGCCTAGCTAAAAAGCAGCAAATCACACAAACTCACTACCATTCTACCACCCCTAGAACCACGACCTTAGCCACTTATGATCCTCCCAAACCAGCACCAAAAGGACTCCCTGAACCCTCTCACCACTATGGAAGAAACAAGGGAAAAAGACTTACCCCAACTGAATTGAATGATAAGAGACTTAAGGGGTTATGTTATTTTGTGATGAAAAGTTTTTTCAGGGCGCAAATGCAAAACCGCTAAATAATTGTACTTATTGGAGCTGGAAGAAGGGGGTGAGATTGTGGAAGTTGAATATGAAAGTCAGGAGGTACTTCAACAGCTATGTGAGCTAGAATTCAATGGGAATGAGGTAGCTTAGGAAGAGGAAAATGGGAAGGCAGGAGTGGCTACTGAGAATGTGCTCCATATGGAGCCTTGTGCTATTTCTCTAAATGCATTGAATGGTATAGCTGGCTACCAAACTCTGAGGGTGGCAGGTTATACTGAACAAGTTCTAATTAGTATCTTGATTGATTTAGGTAGTACACATAATTTCATTGGCTCCAATTTTGGTGAGAAATGGGCTGCACATATCCAAATAGTGGCAGCACAGTCTATTAAGGTGGTTGATGGTAGTTTTGTGGGCACTACTTAGATTTGTCTGGATTTCAATGGCTCATGAGGGGAACAACTTTTAAATCTGACATGCTAGTACTTCCTTTGGGTTCTTGTGATATTGTATTGGGAGTCCAGTGGTTGGTGAACATTGGTGATATGAAGATGAATTTCAGTAAGTTAATCATGGAGTTCATGTTTGAAGGAAGGAACCATTTGTTAAAAGGTGAGACCACTGAGTTAAAAACAGTGGATGCAAGATCCTTGGACAAGATGGTTAAGTGTGATGCCCAGATCTACATGGTTAGGGTGGTTCCACAATAGGAAATCGGGAAGGATCAAACTATGGACTCAGGTATTCAAAAGTTGATGTCTGAGTATCAGCTGCTATTCTCAGAGCCAACTGGCCTTCCTCCTACCAAAGGCCCATTTGATCACATAATTCCTTTAGCCACTGGTAGCAACTCTGTCAACACCCGACCATACAAATACTCTTCTGCCCATAAAGATATCATTGAGAAACTGATCCAAGAGATGCTAGGACAAGGCATCATACAACCTAGCTCTAGTCCTTATGCTTCCCCTTTGGTATTGGTGAGTAGAAAGGTGGTTCTTGGAGATTTTGTATGGTTTATAGCGCTCTTAATAAGATTACTATAAAAGATAAGTTCCTTATTCTTGTCATAGAGGAACTTCTGTAAGAGCTGGGAGGGTCTAAAATTTACACCAAGCTTGACCTCGTAACTGGTTACCATCAGATAAGGGTAGATGATGCTAACATTGTTAAGACAGCCTGCAAAACTTACTAAGGCCATTATGAGTACCTGGTAATGCCTTTTGGTCTTACCAATGCTCCATCATATTTTCAGGGACTGATGAACCATATTTTCAGAGAACACTTAAGGAAATTCATCCTAGTGTTCTTTGATGATATCCTTGTGTTCAATAAAGAATTGGAAGAACACATGCGACACCTCAAGATTACATTTGAAATTTGGAAGTCTGTTTGTGAGGTTGTCTAAATGCTCTTTTGGAACCAACATAATTGAGTATTTAGGACACTCGATTTCAGCTGATGGTGTGGCTACTGACCCCAAGAAAATCTCTGCACTTCAAAATTGGCCTTTACCAGTCACCATTAAATAACTTAGGGGGTTTCTAGGATTGGTTGGTTATTACAGAAGGTTTATTCAGGAATATAGGCTCATTAACAAGCTATTGATTTATCTACTCAAGAAGGACAACTTCAACTGGAATCAACATGCTACCATAGCTTTTGAGTAGCTGAAGGAGGCCCTTACTACGACACTAGTCCTGGCTTTGCCAGACAGTTTCCAGCAGTTTATAATTGAGAATGATGATTGTGACATAGGGATTGGAGCATTTATGATGTAACAAGGCCACCCCATAGCCTACATCAGTAAAGGTCTATCAACTAAATACCAGGCCTTGTCTATTTATGACAACAAGCTATTAGCACCAGGTAGGGGTAAaatctgcgtacatactaccctccccagatctcaCATACGAGAATATTTtgggtatgttattgttattgttgttggctATCAATAAATGGTATCAATC
This region of Nicotiana tomentosiformis chromosome 4, ASM39032v3, whole genome shotgun sequence genomic DNA includes:
- the LOC138909549 gene encoding pentatricopeptide repeat-containing protein At2g20540-like is translated as MKQLKQAHAQVITCGLGQNSFALSRLLAFCSHPNLGSPTYGWKIFEQIQEPTICIFNTMIKAFLLKGELNRTIEIYKNMLKIGMYPDNYTLPYVLKACTRMKICNLGELVHGQILKLGFLIDIFVGNTLIAMYTAIDNVEAARLVFNEIPCNCVVSWTVLISGYAKRGDVYEARLSFEECPVKDRGVWGSMISGYVQNNCFKEGLKLFRQMQMTGIDPDEAIFVSVLSACAHLGSLDIGIWIHRYVEKLRMSMSLKLGTALIDMYAKCGCLDIAEELFDEMPQRDLICWNAMISGFAMNGNGSKALQLFNEMQSAGIRPDDVTFVSMFTACSYAGMANEGLNMLNLMCNVYHIEPKGEHYGCIIDVLSKAGLLEEAKKIVQNMPNLSVPSEEAIAWRALLSAFGNDGLVDLAEAAAERIVQLERHSGAYVLLSNIYVAAGKHDGARRIRKKMKSQYIDKVPGCSSLEITGVVHEFIAGEKTHPQLVRIHELLETINNQFDYSADVLHGSDT
- the LOC138909550 gene encoding uncharacterized protein gives rise to the protein MSETTKISPTIITTSDILSTVKEIWKAIQQTYSKVNDVARIYELKMKVTAMKQGARSATEYANLLQGLWQEIDHYQCIQMLCPKDAVTLKRFIERERTYEFLAGLNVELDPVRVQILGKEELPSLNEAVSIVRAEEGHSNVMLDTQAGEGSAFVAKRVGQKENGMLQSSDNSTNPTNASKLFNRDSLYCTYCKKHRHTREMLEA